A region of Oceanicoccus sp. KOV_DT_Chl DNA encodes the following proteins:
- a CDS encoding FkbM family methyltransferase, translated as MKISVVMPSYNQAKFLPETLASVRAQTHKAVEHFVLDPGSDDGSRDIANMAEGVTLIAEPDNGQADAINKGFRLVNGDIIAWLNSDDCYYDEAVFSKVVEHFEQDQDLGILYGKGIYVDDNDQYLREAHVIDDVNILGSSLQTQVGILQPALFMRADVPRRIGLLNEDLHFCMDYEFWIRAFQSGVKFKYVPEYFAKAKYYPDNKTFGDRGRSFEEVCGMLKGKFGYVAVNWLVRYAEYLVEGWDGMLINEGVREHVNRPAVEVKVNELMKRYNGDHVAFEVLKENKGRAPYSKTWNRLVQLAVELPPRPVRIDNSVKNLPGRTLYTVGPQRWSFHRGWKESATSRSINHFRKLKETRNRKICVLVGNGPSLNNTDLSLLEGNDVFISNYAFLNKDLAKHAKFLAVTNYLVAEQGSHQFNGLAGLDKLYPYWLSYCVGGEGSYFFDSIGYAEFSTDIENNVSWRSTVSFFLLQIVYWLGYEKVIMIGFDHSYQQDDNLKEGDLIEQNDNDENHFDATYFKGKKWQAADVGNMEDMYRLANEAFKADGREVVNCTAGGKLGVFRRGELENELKLGGCHPEQLAIENSFPKVLVFSTSATGSECATGQLSKLLFNDWPESRFMHVYVAPGAVNGKKSLFKYTGKTDSTLAACLNFSPDVIYYRPADKPVDYHQFVTEVIEAIGAPYIVHMMDDWPARLKSKEPKVYGQLVPPLERLIGSAVVNLSICEAMSKEYQQRYGREFMAFANAVFPSEWQDDGKESTDSKRDFVIRYCGALADDMTRQGVTDLAKIVGTMDCGRKVRFEIYTMDWCFAAAEKLARNKCVSAHHLVAPDEYHSLLKSSDALLVTYNFDKDTEEYIRFSMANKLPEYMASGVPILAYGPRTIATMDFIAERDFAKMVDERDLKKLKQALHEIVTDNVERKALVAKAQNVVFSEKNATKMIAEFKGVVEMVAGKYGWKPGTQVNKADDGGLVGIYDRDSCAHIDETDVVADLVAAKGTGVMIDVGAHQGSSAAPFLKHGWRVHAFEPDPNNRAKLEKRYKSDPNISIDTRAVSNKSNEEVSFYASDESTGISGLSAFRDTHKEICRVTTTTLTDYCEVNKIDHVDFLKIDTEGFDLFVLQGFDWQRFSPDIVECEFEDNKTVALGYTFHDIAQYLVDKGYVVYVSEWHPIVRYGIRHNWKRLVKYPCHLAGKDAWGNLVAFKEQPSEEHVAAVLGSALAKTVKKVQPSDKTMTATEGSASGKESSNDAEGILGIRRRLLNATSRYLGFYRNKRGMFTLASVLMIAFLQLDGVAGFITNALPFVAPGIVDVLLTFISAGIVLLLIALLYGRLQHEAIAYSDHKSRYVDNLRKKAINALKKPIARIAAIENNANREIHGLKTGVNQLRGNTSKLAVDVNTLSTDVNDFKINTKQEVKDLFFQLASTLSDIERVKFDNEADRISQKNISDQIKLLGEKISDIFGVPIAELNEGSIRSGRFLENNAGFNPPAHQYFSRRLSQEQRTHFINYWCGKLGLEYSHEALAYISHKICEIEASSHGRLATSLQSQLLRVLVAKSIDAKELKILEIGTLFGVNIAILYDLCRYDNDVFTVTTLDPLDGYYKSGAIDKFTGMPVTEKVTNRNFEKVGLESSQVQQILRLSTDEEALKEASKQTYNLLIIDGDHTYEGVKFDFEVYQHLVEKGGMIIFDDYETTEWPDIKRYVDESVMGLSHLEFIGAEWGTCIFKVIGKAD; from the coding sequence ATGAAAATTTCAGTTGTCATGCCAAGTTATAATCAGGCAAAGTTTTTACCGGAGACATTAGCCTCCGTAAGAGCGCAGACGCATAAAGCAGTAGAGCATTTCGTGCTTGATCCAGGCTCCGATGACGGTAGCCGTGATATAGCTAATATGGCAGAGGGCGTAACACTGATTGCAGAGCCGGATAACGGCCAAGCGGATGCAATCAATAAAGGATTTCGATTAGTGAATGGAGACATAATAGCCTGGTTGAATTCTGATGATTGCTATTATGATGAAGCAGTATTTAGCAAGGTTGTAGAGCATTTTGAGCAGGACCAGGATCTTGGAATATTGTATGGAAAGGGTATTTATGTTGATGATAATGACCAGTATCTTCGAGAAGCTCATGTAATCGACGATGTAAATATTCTAGGTTCTTCTCTTCAGACTCAAGTAGGAATTTTACAGCCGGCATTATTTATGCGTGCGGATGTGCCTCGCCGAATAGGATTACTGAATGAAGACTTACATTTTTGTATGGACTATGAATTTTGGATAAGGGCTTTTCAAAGTGGAGTGAAGTTCAAGTATGTTCCTGAGTATTTTGCGAAAGCAAAGTACTACCCAGATAATAAAACATTTGGTGATAGAGGGCGTAGTTTCGAAGAAGTGTGCGGAATGCTGAAAGGCAAGTTTGGGTATGTCGCCGTAAATTGGTTGGTGCGGTATGCTGAATATTTAGTGGAAGGCTGGGATGGCATGCTTATCAATGAAGGTGTTAGGGAGCATGTGAATCGACCTGCAGTAGAGGTGAAAGTTAATGAGCTCATGAAACGTTATAATGGGGACCATGTGGCTTTTGAGGTATTGAAGGAAAACAAGGGGCGGGCGCCTTATTCAAAAACCTGGAATAGGTTGGTGCAGTTAGCTGTTGAACTGCCGCCTAGACCGGTGCGAATTGATAATTCAGTAAAAAATTTACCTGGCAGGACTCTCTATACTGTTGGTCCTCAACGTTGGTCATTTCATCGGGGCTGGAAAGAGTCGGCGACTTCGCGTTCAATAAATCATTTTCGAAAATTAAAGGAAACTCGGAATCGTAAAATTTGCGTCCTTGTTGGCAATGGCCCAAGCCTAAATAATACAGATTTATCTCTGCTCGAAGGTAACGATGTTTTTATAAGTAATTACGCTTTTTTGAACAAAGATTTAGCTAAACATGCAAAATTTTTAGCTGTAACAAATTATTTAGTGGCAGAGCAGGGTAGTCACCAGTTCAACGGTTTGGCAGGATTAGATAAATTATATCCTTATTGGTTGAGTTATTGTGTTGGGGGGGAGGGTAGCTACTTCTTTGACTCTATAGGATATGCTGAATTTTCGACAGATATTGAAAATAATGTTTCCTGGAGATCAACAGTTTCATTTTTTTTATTGCAAATAGTTTATTGGCTGGGTTATGAAAAAGTCATAATGATAGGTTTTGATCATAGTTACCAGCAGGATGATAACCTAAAGGAAGGGGACCTTATTGAGCAAAATGATAATGACGAAAATCATTTTGATGCCACATACTTTAAAGGAAAAAAATGGCAGGCTGCGGATGTTGGAAATATGGAGGATATGTATAGGCTTGCAAATGAGGCTTTTAAGGCGGATGGGCGAGAAGTAGTCAATTGTACCGCTGGTGGCAAGCTTGGAGTATTTAGGCGAGGAGAGTTGGAAAATGAGTTAAAACTAGGCGGCTGTCATCCTGAGCAGCTGGCTATTGAGAATAGTTTTCCGAAAGTTTTAGTCTTCTCTACTAGCGCGACTGGCAGTGAGTGCGCTACTGGCCAGTTGTCAAAGCTGCTTTTTAATGACTGGCCTGAAAGTCGTTTTATGCATGTTTATGTTGCTCCTGGCGCAGTTAATGGGAAAAAAAGTCTATTTAAATATACGGGTAAAACAGACAGTACATTGGCAGCATGTTTAAATTTTTCACCAGACGTTATTTACTACCGGCCAGCTGATAAGCCAGTTGATTACCATCAGTTTGTAACGGAGGTAATTGAAGCCATTGGAGCACCTTATATTGTCCATATGATGGATGATTGGCCCGCTAGACTTAAGTCCAAAGAGCCAAAAGTTTATGGTCAGCTAGTCCCTCCATTGGAGCGTTTGATTGGTTCTGCTGTGGTTAATTTAAGTATTTGCGAAGCAATGTCGAAGGAGTATCAGCAACGATATGGGCGCGAGTTTATGGCATTTGCGAATGCTGTATTTCCTTCAGAATGGCAGGATGATGGCAAAGAGTCTACAGACAGCAAAAGAGATTTTGTAATTCGGTATTGCGGTGCTCTTGCAGATGATATGACCCGACAAGGGGTAACTGATTTAGCAAAGATTGTTGGGACGATGGATTGTGGTAGAAAGGTGCGATTTGAGATTTATACCATGGATTGGTGCTTTGCGGCGGCCGAGAAGTTAGCAAGGAATAAATGTGTTAGTGCTCATCATTTGGTTGCCCCTGATGAATATCATTCTTTATTAAAATCGTCTGACGCTCTGTTGGTGACATATAACTTTGATAAGGATACTGAAGAGTACATTCGTTTTTCTATGGCCAATAAATTGCCGGAATATATGGCTTCAGGTGTTCCTATTTTGGCTTATGGGCCTAGAACAATTGCAACTATGGATTTCATAGCCGAGCGTGATTTTGCAAAGATGGTTGATGAGCGTGACTTAAAGAAACTAAAGCAAGCATTACATGAAATTGTAACTGATAATGTTGAAAGAAAAGCATTGGTAGCAAAAGCTCAAAATGTAGTTTTTAGCGAAAAGAATGCAACAAAAATGATAGCGGAGTTTAAAGGCGTGGTTGAAATGGTAGCAGGTAAATATGGTTGGAAGCCCGGGACGCAAGTAAATAAGGCAGATGATGGAGGGCTGGTAGGGATTTATGACCGTGATAGTTGTGCCCACATTGATGAAACAGATGTGGTGGCCGACCTGGTTGCTGCGAAAGGCACTGGCGTCATGATAGATGTCGGTGCGCACCAGGGGAGTTCTGCGGCTCCTTTTCTTAAACATGGCTGGCGTGTACATGCATTTGAGCCTGACCCTAATAATAGAGCCAAGCTGGAGAAAAGGTATAAATCAGATCCTAATATATCTATTGATACCAGAGCAGTCAGTAATAAATCGAATGAAGAAGTATCGTTTTATGCCAGTGACGAAAGTACCGGCATTAGCGGATTGTCTGCATTTAGGGATACGCATAAAGAGATATGCCGTGTTACCACGACAACACTTACAGACTATTGTGAAGTGAATAAAATTGATCATGTGGACTTTCTGAAAATTGATACTGAAGGTTTTGATCTATTTGTGTTACAGGGCTTTGATTGGCAGCGCTTTTCTCCAGATATCGTTGAGTGTGAGTTTGAAGATAACAAAACAGTAGCGCTAGGCTACACCTTTCATGATATCGCCCAGTATTTGGTAGATAAAGGTTATGTTGTGTATGTCAGTGAGTGGCACCCTATAGTTCGATATGGAATCAGGCATAACTGGAAACGCTTAGTGAAATATCCATGCCACCTTGCGGGTAAGGATGCGTGGGGCAATCTGGTTGCATTTAAAGAGCAACCCTCGGAAGAGCATGTTGCTGCCGTATTAGGTTCGGCATTAGCAAAAACAGTAAAGAAAGTTCAGCCGAGTGATAAAACAATGACCGCTACAGAGGGAAGTGCTAGTGGGAAGGAGTCGAGCAATGACGCTGAAGGAATATTAGGAATAAGACGCAGGTTGCTTAATGCGACAAGTCGGTACTTGGGGTTTTATCGAAACAAAAGAGGCATGTTTACTCTGGCATCAGTGCTGATGATTGCTTTCTTGCAATTAGATGGTGTGGCTGGATTTATCACTAACGCACTTCCTTTTGTGGCCCCAGGTATTGTCGATGTGTTACTTACGTTTATAAGTGCTGGGATTGTGCTGTTACTGATTGCTTTGTTATACGGACGGCTTCAACATGAGGCGATTGCTTATAGTGATCATAAGTCAAGATATGTAGACAATCTTCGTAAAAAAGCAATCAACGCGCTTAAAAAGCCAATTGCAAGAATAGCGGCAATAGAGAACAACGCTAATCGCGAAATCCATGGATTAAAGACAGGGGTTAATCAGTTAAGGGGAAATACAAGCAAGCTTGCAGTTGATGTCAATACGCTAAGTACAGATGTTAATGATTTTAAAATTAACACAAAGCAAGAGGTCAAAGACTTATTTTTTCAGCTTGCATCAACATTGTCTGATATAGAACGGGTCAAGTTTGATAATGAAGCGGACCGAATTTCGCAGAAAAATATAAGCGATCAGATTAAGTTGTTAGGTGAAAAAATATCAGATATTTTTGGTGTGCCCATTGCAGAATTAAATGAAGGATCGATTCGATCCGGTCGGTTTTTAGAAAATAATGCGGGCTTTAATCCTCCTGCGCATCAGTATTTTTCTCGTCGTTTATCACAGGAACAGAGAACTCATTTCATAAATTACTGGTGTGGTAAGTTGGGCCTAGAATATAGTCATGAAGCGCTCGCATACATATCACATAAGATATGTGAGATAGAGGCATCTAGCCATGGACGTCTGGCAACTAGTCTTCAGTCACAACTGCTTCGTGTTTTAGTGGCTAAGAGTATTGACGCAAAAGAGTTAAAAATTCTAGAAATAGGTACATTGTTCGGGGTTAATATTGCTATTTTATACGATTTATGTCGGTACGATAATGATGTATTTACAGTAACAACACTTGATCCACTAGATGGGTATTACAAAAGTGGTGCTATTGATAAGTTTACGGGTATGCCGGTGACAGAAAAAGTAACTAATCGCAATTTTGAAAAAGTTGGACTGGAGTCATCTCAGGTGCAGCAAATACTTCGATTGAGTACTGATGAGGAGGCGCTTAAGGAAGCTTCTAAACAAACCTATAATTTATTAATTATTGATGGAGATCATACTTACGAAGGCGTTAAGTTTGATTTCGAAGTTTATCAGCACTTGGTTGAAAAAGGTGGGATGATAATATTTGATGACTATGAGACCACTGAGTGGCCTGATATTAAGCGATATGTAGATGAGTCAGTTATGGGGCTAAGCCATCTTGAATTTATTGGTGCTGAGTGGGGTACCTGTATTTTTAAGGTCATAGGAAAAGCAGACTAG
- the rfbD gene encoding dTDP-4-dehydrorhamnose reductase, whose protein sequence is MNKSLAGQRVLITGVNGQVGRALRQEFGSHCELITASRDGQGADFKIDLENHAELAKIIIEVKPAIVINPAAYTQVDQAEDESELAFNVNSQAPGVMAEACKKIDAVLVHYSTDYVFSGRSNTPYIEKDKTDPLNVYGRSKREGEKSIQAIGCKHLIFRTCWVYDAHSRNFLNAIIEKARVTETLKVVEDQIGTPTSASFIADITWQVLKKYVESGVHTSGENSVFHLKPNGYCSWYDFAVAIIESARLKEPLAVKDIYPISSEALDLKAVRPFNSMLANELIKDIFDVSISDWKTYMNAVLLEKYKK, encoded by the coding sequence ATGAATAAGTCACTTGCGGGTCAAAGGGTTCTTATCACGGGTGTGAATGGTCAGGTGGGGAGGGCTTTAAGACAAGAGTTCGGATCTCATTGTGAGCTTATTACCGCTTCTAGAGATGGTCAGGGTGCAGATTTTAAAATCGATCTGGAGAACCATGCGGAACTGGCAAAAATAATCATTGAAGTAAAGCCCGCTATTGTAATTAATCCTGCGGCCTACACCCAGGTTGATCAGGCAGAGGATGAGTCGGAATTAGCTTTTAATGTCAATAGTCAGGCACCTGGCGTGATGGCCGAGGCCTGTAAAAAAATAGATGCAGTGCTAGTGCATTATTCTACTGATTATGTGTTTAGTGGTAGATCAAATACCCCCTATATTGAGAAGGATAAAACTGATCCGTTGAATGTTTATGGTCGCTCCAAGCGGGAGGGAGAAAAATCTATTCAGGCGATTGGTTGTAAGCATTTAATTTTTCGAACTTGCTGGGTATATGATGCTCATAGCAGAAACTTTCTCAATGCCATTATTGAAAAAGCGAGAGTAACAGAAACATTGAAAGTGGTCGAAGATCAGATTGGAACACCTACGTCGGCTAGCTTTATTGCAGATATTACCTGGCAAGTATTAAAAAAATATGTAGAGAGTGGTGTCCATACATCAGGTGAAAATAGCGTTTTTCATTTAAAGCCCAATGGTTATTGTAGTTGGTATGATTTTGCCGTGGCTATCATAGAGAGTGCTCGGTTAAAAGAGCCTTTGGCGGTTAAAGACATTTACCCGATATCATCAGAAGCCCTTGATTTGAAAGCGGTAAGGCCGTTTAACTCCATGCTCGCTAATGAGCTAATAAAAGATATTTTTGATGTATCTATAAGCGATTGGAAGACATATATGAATGCGGTGCTTTTGGAGAAATATAAAAAATGA
- the rfbC gene encoding dTDP-4-dehydrorhamnose 3,5-epimerase, whose protein sequence is MNIIKTKIPGLIIIEPKVFGDERGFFLETYNAKRYAEVGIKESFVQDNLSFSRKGILRGLHYQKPMTQGKLVQVLQGEVYDVAVDIRVGSPTFGQWEAVLLSENNKRQFYVPEGFAHGFMVTSDVALFSYKCTSLYNPDGEFSVAWDDPELSIPWPSMAPQLSDKDRHGKNLSEIPVKDLPEYE, encoded by the coding sequence ATGAATATTATAAAAACGAAAATCCCCGGACTGATAATTATCGAGCCAAAAGTGTTTGGCGACGAAAGAGGTTTTTTTCTTGAGACATATAATGCAAAGCGATATGCAGAAGTTGGTATAAAAGAAAGCTTTGTTCAGGATAACTTGTCTTTTTCTCGAAAGGGAATTCTGCGCGGTTTACACTACCAGAAGCCAATGACACAGGGGAAGTTAGTGCAAGTATTACAGGGAGAAGTTTATGATGTGGCAGTCGATATTCGAGTGGGCTCCCCTACCTTTGGTCAGTGGGAGGCAGTACTGCTCTCAGAAAATAATAAACGTCAATTTTATGTGCCTGAAGGGTTTGCACATGGTTTTATGGTGACTTCCGATGTCGCATTATTTTCATATAAGTGTACAAGCTTATATAACCCTGATGGTGAGTTCAGTGTGGCATGGGATGACCCTGAGTTATCAATTCCGTGGCCAAGTATGGCCCCACAGCTATCAGATAAAGATAGGCACGGTAAGAATTTGAGCGAAATACCTGTGAAGGATTTGCCTGAGTATGAATAA
- the rfbA gene encoding glucose-1-phosphate thymidylyltransferase RfbA, protein MVTERKGIVLAGGTGTRLHPLTLGVSKQLMPVYDKPMIYYPIATLMLAGIREILIITTPEDESQFKKVLGDGSDWGVKFDYVVQPAPNGLAQAFILAEDFLQGSHSCLILGDNIFYGHGLVDVMRRANKEQSGATVFGYWVDDPGRYGVAEIDKAGNVLSIEEKPDKPKSNYAVTGLYFYDERVVEYAKLLTPSPRGELEITDLNKIYLADGLLRLEDLGRGSAWLDTGTHDSLLEAANYIETINKRQGLMVLCPEEIAYNNQWIDTDKLLQLAEKFQKTHYGKYLSRLPEINKR, encoded by the coding sequence ATGGTTACTGAGAGAAAGGGAATAGTATTAGCTGGCGGAACAGGCACAAGATTACATCCGCTGACTTTGGGTGTTAGTAAGCAGCTGATGCCGGTTTATGATAAGCCGATGATTTATTATCCAATAGCCACATTAATGCTGGCGGGAATACGTGAAATATTAATTATTACTACTCCTGAGGATGAGTCGCAATTTAAAAAAGTATTAGGTGACGGTTCTGATTGGGGAGTGAAATTTGACTATGTGGTTCAGCCTGCTCCAAATGGTTTGGCTCAGGCGTTTATTCTCGCCGAGGATTTTTTACAAGGCTCGCACTCCTGTTTGATTCTAGGGGATAATATTTTCTACGGACATGGTCTGGTCGATGTGATGAGGCGTGCGAATAAAGAACAGTCGGGAGCAACTGTTTTTGGTTATTGGGTAGATGATCCAGGTCGTTATGGGGTAGCTGAAATAGATAAAGCAGGTAATGTGCTTTCGATCGAAGAAAAACCTGACAAGCCAAAATCAAATTATGCAGTAACAGGTTTGTATTTTTATGATGAGCGTGTAGTTGAGTACGCCAAGTTATTAACACCATCGCCTCGCGGCGAGCTGGAAATTACCGATTTAAACAAAATATATTTAGCGGATGGTTTGTTGCGTTTGGAAGATCTTGGTAGAGGCAGCGCTTGGTTAGATACGGGTACTCATGATTCTCTTCTTGAAGCGGCAAATTATATTGAGACAATCAACAAGCGGCAGGGGCTGATGGTGTTGTGTCCTGAAGAAATTGCATATAACAATCAATGGATAGACACAGACAAGCTATTGCAGCTGGCTGAAAAATTTCAAAAAACCCATTACGGGAAATATCTAAGTCGCTTGCCAGAAATTAATAAGCGTTAG
- the rfbB gene encoding dTDP-glucose 4,6-dehydratase: MKILVTGGAGFIGSAVIRHIIANTDDHVINVDKLTYAGNLASLAEVESSGRYQFFQQDICDSQGMNNVISETQPDAVMHLAAESHVDRSIDGPGEFIQTNIVGTYTLLEVVRNYWQDLANEKKENFRFHHISTDEVYGDLEDDGSLFLESTPYAPSSPYSASKAGSDHLVRAWQRTYGLPVIITNCSNNYGPYHFPEKLIPHIILNALNGEPLPVYGDGQQIRDWLYVEDHAKALHLVVTRGGVGETYNIGGHNEKKNIEVVNTICNILEELAPSSNNSHLDSSYSSLITFVKDRPGHDQRYAIDAGKIQRELGWSPQESFESGIRKTVQWYLDQPQWWQQVLDGSYRLARIGGCE; this comes from the coding sequence ATGAAGATATTAGTGACGGGTGGCGCCGGGTTTATTGGTAGCGCAGTAATTAGACATATTATTGCGAATACTGATGATCATGTCATCAACGTGGATAAGTTAACATATGCTGGAAATTTGGCTTCTTTGGCCGAGGTTGAAAGCTCGGGTCGCTATCAATTTTTTCAACAGGATATTTGTGATTCTCAAGGAATGAATAATGTTATCTCTGAAACTCAGCCTGATGCCGTGATGCACCTGGCCGCTGAGTCCCACGTTGATCGTTCAATTGATGGCCCCGGTGAATTTATTCAGACCAATATCGTAGGCACCTATACGTTGCTGGAGGTAGTTAGAAACTATTGGCAGGATTTGGCTAATGAAAAGAAAGAAAATTTTCGCTTTCATCATATATCTACCGACGAGGTTTACGGTGACTTAGAGGATGATGGAAGTTTATTTCTGGAATCTACCCCTTATGCGCCGAGCTCACCTTATTCCGCATCAAAAGCTGGCTCTGATCATTTGGTGCGCGCTTGGCAACGGACATATGGGTTGCCAGTAATCATTACTAATTGCTCTAATAATTATGGCCCCTATCATTTTCCGGAGAAATTAATCCCGCATATTATATTAAATGCTTTAAATGGTGAGCCGTTACCTGTTTATGGTGATGGCCAACAGATTCGGGATTGGCTTTATGTGGAAGATCACGCGAAAGCTTTGCATCTTGTAGTTACCCGAGGTGGCGTTGGTGAAACCTACAACATTGGCGGTCATAACGAAAAGAAAAATATTGAAGTCGTAAATACTATTTGCAACATCCTGGAAGAGCTTGCGCCTTCTTCTAATAACTCGCATCTCGACTCTAGCTACTCCTCTCTAATCACTTTTGTAAAAGACCGTCCGGGGCATGACCAGCGTTATGCGATTGATGCTGGAAAAATTCAGCGTGAACTGGGTTGGTCGCCACAAGAGTCATTTGAGAGCGGTATTAGAAAAACAGTGCAATGGTATTTGGATCAGCCGCAGTGGTGGCAGCAAGTGTTAGATGGTAGTTATCGTTTAGCGCGTATTGGTGGGTGTGAGTGA
- the msbA gene encoding lipid A export permease/ATP-binding protein MsbA gives MNSHLSQAAASANTGWKVYRRLLTYSVRYWHFFLVSLLGFVAYAGTQTALAHLMKYFVDGLGAKDAKMITVVPAAVMVIAVVRGLGFFCGNYYMTKVALNIVNDLRKQMFDHMLVLPSAYHDQRNSGELVSMITYNVNQVTNAATNAIKVLFREGLTVVALLVYLLYQNWQLTLLFLLITPVLAGLVVYTSKIFRRISGKMQASMGKVTHISNEAIQGYRVVRSYGGEEYEHRRFFQASDKNTGEGIKFGRVQAVQTPVFQLILSLALAALMYLVLYMAMESSVTAGDLVAYVVAAGMVSKPVRQLSDVNSIIQRGIAAADSIFGLLDTPAETNTGSTVVDRVDGRIEFQNVSFAYGVDEPVLHDINLIVQPGETVALVGRSGSGKSTLASLLLRFYEVSCGKILLDNVELRDFEIGCLRRQISLVNQQVTLFNDTIGSNIAYGHLAVVDDDTILAVAADASAMDFIDALPEGIDTLVGEDGTRLSGGQRQRLSIARALLKDAPILVLDEATSALDTESERSIQQALDKVMEGRTTIVIAHRLSTIENADRIVVMDKGRIVEQGSHKELLALAGHYAKLHSLQFQDD, from the coding sequence ATGAATTCACATCTATCTCAAGCAGCCGCTTCAGCTAATACCGGCTGGAAAGTATATCGGCGCTTGCTTACCTATAGTGTCCGCTATTGGCATTTCTTTCTGGTAAGTCTATTGGGGTTTGTTGCCTACGCTGGGACCCAAACGGCGCTAGCACACTTGATGAAATATTTTGTCGATGGCTTGGGCGCCAAGGACGCCAAAATGATCACCGTTGTCCCTGCCGCGGTAATGGTAATCGCCGTGGTGAGGGGGTTAGGTTTTTTTTGCGGTAACTACTATATGACCAAAGTTGCGCTCAATATAGTCAATGATCTCCGTAAACAGATGTTTGACCATATGTTGGTGTTGCCAAGTGCTTATCATGATCAGCGTAATTCTGGTGAGCTGGTGTCGATGATTACGTATAACGTCAACCAGGTTACGAATGCGGCGACCAACGCTATTAAAGTATTGTTTCGTGAGGGGCTTACTGTTGTCGCATTATTGGTCTATCTGTTATATCAGAATTGGCAGCTGACCCTCTTGTTTCTATTGATCACTCCGGTTTTGGCTGGGCTGGTAGTGTATACCAGTAAAATCTTCCGCCGCATCAGTGGCAAAATGCAGGCTTCAATGGGTAAGGTCACCCATATATCTAACGAGGCGATACAGGGGTATCGCGTTGTTCGTAGTTATGGAGGAGAAGAGTACGAGCATCGACGATTTTTTCAAGCGAGTGATAAAAACACCGGTGAGGGTATCAAATTTGGTCGGGTGCAAGCAGTTCAAACTCCGGTCTTCCAGTTAATTTTGTCACTGGCCTTGGCGGCGCTGATGTATTTAGTACTGTATATGGCCATGGAGAGCTCAGTAACTGCAGGAGATTTGGTCGCTTATGTTGTTGCTGCGGGGATGGTGTCCAAGCCAGTTCGTCAATTAAGCGACGTGAATTCAATAATCCAACGTGGGATTGCAGCAGCAGACTCTATTTTTGGCTTGCTGGATACCCCGGCTGAAACTAATACCGGGTCGACAGTTGTAGACAGGGTAGATGGCCGGATTGAATTTCAGAATGTAAGTTTCGCATACGGTGTTGATGAGCCGGTGCTCCATGATATTAATTTAATTGTCCAACCTGGCGAGACGGTTGCATTGGTGGGTCGCTCTGGTAGTGGCAAATCAACGTTGGCCAGCTTGCTGCTGCGCTTCTATGAGGTAAGCTGCGGCAAAATACTCTTGGATAATGTAGAATTGCGCGATTTTGAAATTGGCTGCCTGCGTCGTCAGATTTCCCTGGTAAACCAACAAGTTACCTTGTTTAACGACACCATAGGCAGCAATATTGCCTATGGTCATTTGGCAGTAGTAGATGACGATACTATTTTAGCGGTGGCTGCTGATGCCAGTGCTATGGATTTTATTGATGCCCTGCCTGAGGGTATTGATACGTTGGTTGGTGAGGACGGCACTCGCTTATCGGGTGGTCAGCGTCAGCGTTTGTCTATTGCTCGGGCGTTATTAAAAGACGCACCTATTCTTGTTTTGGATGAGGCAACCTCTGCTTTGGACACCGAATCCGAGCGTAGTATTCAACAAGCATTGGATAAAGTTATGGAGGGGCGCACTACGATAGTGATAGCCCACCGTTTATCAACGATTGAAAATGCGGATCGAATAGTTGTTATGGATAAGGGGCGGATTGTTGAGCAGGGCAGCCATAAAGAGTTGTTGGCTCTGGCAGGGCATTATGCAAAATTACATTCCTTGCAGTTCCAGGATGACTAA